The genome window TGCCATGGAGGATGGGCTGCGTTTTGCGATCCGTGAAGGCGGCCGGACTGTTGGTGCCGGGGTCGTCAGCGAGATTATTGAATAACGACGGCTGGCCATAAACGGGGAATGATAGAGGAAACACGGAGTAGGTGAAGATGACCATTACCAACCAGAAAATCAGAATCAGATTGAAGGCTTACGATCATAAAATTCTTGATCAGTCGGTCCTTGAGATTGTCAATACGGCGAAAAGAACCGGAGCCAGGATTGCCGGCCCGATTGTGTTGCCGACCAGTATAAACAAGTATTGTGTCCTGCGTTCCCCCCATGTCAATAAGAAATCTCGTGAGCAGTTCGAGGTGCGGACCCATAAGCGCCTTATTGATATCGTCGAGCCGACCCAGCAGACTGTTGATGCGCTGATGAAGCTGGATTTGTCCGCCGGGGTAGATGTTGAGATAAAACTGTAAGGGCAGGCTGCGTTAGTCTGCGGACGGGTTGAGGATAGAGTGATGGCCCAGATAAAGGGACTGTTAGGTAAAAAGATTGGTATGACCCAGATTTTTAATGAGCTGGGTGAGGAGATCCCGGTAACCGTGGTCAAGGTTGGCCCTTGTACGGTGGTCCAGATCAAGCGTGATGCCAAAGATGGCTATAACGCTGTGCAGCTCGGCTTTGATGAAAAGAAGCTGCAGTTGGCCATAAAGCCTGAAATCGGACATTGTGCCAAGGCCGGCAAAGGGGTTTTTCGCACCCTTAAGGAAGTCAAGGTCGACAACCCCGATGACTATCAGGTGGGTGACCAGCTGAGTGCCGAGATGTTTGCCACCGGTGATCTTGTTCATATCAGCGGTACCAGCAAGGGTAAAGGCTTTGCCGGGGTTATGAAGCGCTGGGGGTTCAGGGGTGCCGGTGCTTCCCATGGCGTCCATAAGGTCCATCGTTCGGGTGGCTCGGTGGGGACTTCCGCCTGGCCGGCCCGGGTTTGGAAAGGCAAGAAAATGGCCGGCATGCTGGGTGACCAGACGGTGACCATGAAAAACCTGACGGTTATCGGTGTTCGTCCGGAGCAGGGCTTGCTGCTTATCAAAGGTGGCGTTCCGGGCAGCAAAAATGGCGTTCTGTTTATTAAAAAAGTGCAATAATTAAGGCAGTTGGTGGAGTATCCCATGGCCGTTGTTGATCTGTACAATATGAAAAAGGAAAAAGTTGGCGAGGTCGAGCTGTCCGAGGCAATATTCAATGCTGAAGTCAAGGAGCACCTCATCCAGGAGATGGTCATCTGGCAGCTGGCCAAACGTCGCAGTGGTACGGCGGCGGTTAAGAGCCGCTCGCAGGTTCGCGGCGGCGGCGCCAAGCCCTGGCGCCAGAAGGGATCTGGACGGGCCCGCAGTGGTACCAGCCGGTCACCCATTTGGCGGAGCGGCGGCGTTGTTTTTGGCCCCCAGCCGCGCAGCTACGACTATAAACTGCCCAAGAAGGTGAAGCGGCAGGCTTTGATCTCGGTGTTGACCCAGAAGCACCTGCAGGGGAAACTGCTGGTGCTGGATGCTTTTGCCATTGATGAGATCAAGACCAAAACCGTTGCAGAGATGCTGTCTACTTTCGGGGTCAGCAGCGCCATGCTGGTCTGCGATGACAACCGCAACCTTGCCTTGTCGGCCCGCAACCTCCCCCGGGTGATGACCGTTGGTCATCGGGGTGTAAACGTCTATGACCTCATGAAGCATGATCATCTGCTGATTTCGGCAGATGCCCTTGCCAGCATCCAGGGAGCATTGGTACAATGAAAAAATCAGCATACTATGATTTGATTCGCTATCCCATGCTGACGGAAAAGACCATGGAAGCGAAGGAAGCCCACAATCAGTACGCCTTTGCTGTCGACCGCCAGGCTAATAAAGTGGAAATTAAAAAGGCGGTTGAAGCCCTTTTCAAAGTCAAGGTGCAGTCGGTTCGCACCCAGATGGTGAGGGGCAAAGTGAAACGGGTCGGCCGCAACATGGGCAAACGGCCAGACTGGAAAAAGGCTGTGGTTACCTTGCTGCCTGAGCAGAAGATAGAGTTTTTTGAGGGCGTGTAGGGCGCTGGCAGTTCGATCGGTTGTTAAGGAGAGTGGCAGATGGCATTGAAAAAATATAAACCAACATCACCGGGAAAGCGGTTCCAGACGTCATCCAGTTTTGATGAAATCACCAAAACGACGCCGGAAAAATCGCTGCTGGAACCGTTGAACAGCAAAGCCGGCAGGAATAATGCCGGCCGGATTACCGTCCGTCACCGCGGCGGCGGGGTGCGGCGCAAGTATCGGTTGATCGATTTCAAGCGCTGCAAGGATAATATCCCGGCGACCGTTACGGCCATTGAGTACGATCCGAACCGCTCGGCCCGGTTGGCGCTGCTTCAGTATGCCGATGGTGAGAAACGCTACATCCTGGCACCGCTGAAAATTAAGGTTGGCGACCAGGTTGAGTCGGGCGAAAATGTCGATATCAAGCCGGGCAACTGCCTGCCCCTGAAAAATATCCCACTGGGCAGCATCATTCATAATATTGAGCTGAAGATCGGCAAGGGTGCCCAGATGGTGCGCAGCGGCGGCAGCTATGCCCAGTTGATGGCCAAAGAGGGAACCCAGGTACAGGTCAAACTGCCGTCCGGTGAGGTTCGTCTGGTGCACCATCTGTGTCGGGCCACCCTTGGCCAGCTGGCCAATATCGAACATGAAAACATCTCCATCGGCAAGGCTGGCCGCAGCCGCTGGCTGGGACGTCGTCCCTCTGTTCGAGGTGTGGCCATGAATCCGGTTGATCATCCCCATGGCGGCGGTGAGGGGAAATCATCGGGCGGCCGGCATCCGGTTACCCCCTGGGGCGTGCCCACCAAGGGTCACAAAACCCGGAATAACAAGGCAACTGACAAGCAGATAGTTAAACGGCGCAAATAACCAGTGACAGCGGGGTTATGGCTGCCAGCTCTTGATTGAGGAGGATTTCGTGGCGCGTTCAGTACATAAAGGTCCCTTTATTGATGCTCACCTGCTGACCAAGGTGGAAAAGCTGGTCAACAGCAATAATAAGATGATCAAAACCTGGTCCCGGCGGTCGACGATTATTCCGGAGATGGTTGGCTATACCATTGCGGTCCACAACGGACGCAAGTTTATTCCGGTGTTTGTTACCGAGGAGATGGTGGGCCACAAGCTGGGAGAGTTTGCCCCCACCAGAACTTACTACGGGCATGCTGCCGATAAAAAATCCAAGGTGCGGCGGTAATCCGTTCTAGAACAACACAAGGAGTTGTCCATGCAAGTACAAGCACGCCTTCGCCATTATCGGGCGTCTGCCCGCAAGGTTCGTCTGGTTACCGATATGGTAAAAGGGATGGACGTGGCCCGGGCCATTGAAACTCTGCGGTTTACCCAGAAGAAATCTGCGGCTGCCGTAATGAAATTGTTGCAATCCGCGGTTGCCAATGCTGATCAGCAGGGGACGGTGGATGTTGATGCCCTGTATGTTCATAATGCTTATGTCGATGAAGGTCCCACCCTGCGCCGTTTTCAACCCCGGGCCATGGGACGGGCCAACCGGATACGCAAACGTACCAGCCACATTACCGTCATCTTGGATGATGAGCGCTAACAACCAGTAAAACCCGTGAGAGGAGTTGGAACTTGGGACAGAAAGTTAACCCCATAGGCTTTCGCTTAGGTATTGTCAAAACATGGAGTTCTCGTTGGTACGCCGACAAGGACTTTAAAACGTTCCTCCATGAAGATCTGCGGCTGAAGAAGTACCTCAAGAAGAAGATGTACCACGCCGGGATTTCCAAGATTGAGATTGAACGGGCAGCCAAGCGTATCCGGATCAATATCTTTGCCGCCCGTCCCGGGATTATCATCGGGAAGAAGGGGTCGGAGATCGAGACGCTGAAAAAAGAGCTCCAGAAGCTGACCACCGGTGAGCTGTTTATCAATATCAATGAGGTGAAACGGCCGGAAACTGATGCCCAGCTGATTGCCGAAAATGTTGCCCTGCAACTGGAACGCCGGGTTGCCTTTCGTCGGGCGATCAAACGCAGCGTCGGCATGGCCATGAAGCTCGGTGTTAAAGGTGTCAAGGTGGCGGTTGCCGGGCGTCTGGGTGGTGCTGAAATAGCCCGTTCAGAATGGTATCGCGATGGTCGGGTGCCTCTGCATACGCTCCGGGCGGATATCGATTATGGGTTTGCGGAGGCAAACACCACCTATGGGATTATTGGTGTCAAGGTGTGGGTTTTTAAAGGTGAGATTGTTGCTCAGAAAGGTGAACTGGCCGCCGGCGCCTAATAATAGGGGCAGCGTCGGCTGGTAAGCACGGGAAGGTAGGATTCATGCCATGTTAATGCCTAAAAAGGTTAAATATAGAAAACAGCAGAAGGGACGCATCAAGGGCAACGCCAAGCGGGGTTCAAGTCTCTCATTCGGTGATTACGGTCTGCAGGCCCTGGAACCGGGACGGATTACCAACCGGCAGATCGAATCTGCCCGTATTGCCATCACCCGCTATATCAAGCGTGGCGGCAAGGTTTGGATACGTATCTTCCCTGACAAGCCGTTGACCAAAAAACCGGCTGAAGTGCGGATGGGAAAAGGGAAGGGCTCACCGGAAGAGTGGGTGGCAGTGGTGAAGCCCGGCAGAATGCTCTATGAAATGGAGGGGGTGGACCGCGAGCGGGCCATGGAAGCTCTCCGACTGGCAGCTCATAAGCTGCCCATCAGAACCAAAATGGTAGCGCGGGAGATGAGTAATGAAGGCTAAAGAGATCCGACTGTTGTCGCCAGAAGAGATGCAGCAGAAGGTGGAAGCATTATCACACGAGCTGTTCAATCTCCGTTTTCAGAAATCCAGCGGCCAGTTGCAGGATACGGCCAAGTTAAAGGAACTCAAACGGGACCGGGCTCGATTAAAAACGATCATCCGTGAACACGAGATCCAGGAATAAGGTGGAATGAGATGCAGGAAGCAAAACGACGCATAAAACGGACGATGGTTGGGGTGGTGGTCAGTGACAAGATGGACAAGACGGTAGTGGTCCGGGTGTCCGCCAAGGTGAAGCACCCGACCTATAAAAAGTATGTCCAGCAGAGTAAAAAATACAAGGCGCACGACGAAGTAAACCAGTGCAGCATTGGTGACAAGGTCCAGATTACTGAATGCCGGCCGCTGAGCAAGGACAAATGCTGGCGGATCAGCAAAGTGGTGGAAAAAGCTCTAGCTTAGCAATCGGTTGCCGTTTTCCGGCAGTAATAGCCGGGAGGGAGAAGGAAGATGATTCAGGTAGAAACTGTTCTCGATGCTGCTGATAATTCAGGGGCCAAAAAGGTGCAGTGCATTAAGGTTCTGGGCGGTTCACGGAAGCGATATGCTACGGTCGGCGATATTATCAAAGTGTCGGTAAAGGAGGCGGCTCCCAATTCCAAAGTGAAGAAGGGCGACGTCATGCAGGCGGTAGTGGTTCGTACGGCCAAGGAGATCCGGCGGAGCAACGGCAGCTACATCAAATTTGACTGCAATTCGGCGGTGCTGATTAATGCCCAGCAGGAGCCTATTGGCACCCGTATTTTCGGCCCGGTGGCCCGTGAACTGCGCGCCAAGCGCTTTATGAAAATTATTTCCCTGGCTCCGGAAGTTTTATAAGACCGAGAAATTGGAGACGTTGACAATGGCAACAGCACGGATAAAAAAAGGCGATAAGGTCATGGTTATCGCCGGCAAAGATAAAGAGAAAAGCGGCAAAGTAAAAAAAGTCGACTTTGAAAAACAGCGGGTTATCGTGGAGAAGCTTAATATCATCAAGCGCCACACGAAACCTGGGATGGGTACTCAGGGTGGCATTCTGGAGAAGGAAGCCTCCATCCACCTGTCCAATGTCATGATGTTCTGTGATAAATGTGATAAGCCGGTGCGGATCGGTTTTAAGACCTTGACTGACAAGTCAAAGGTCCGTTTCTGTAAAAGCTGTAACGAACTGCTGGATAAATAGTACGGATCAGGGAGGCGGGTTGGACGATGAGTGTCCTGAAAGATACATATATCAATGAAGTGGTTCCGGCGTTGACCAAACAGTTTGGTTATCGCAACTGCATGCAGGTGCCGCGGTTGGAAAAGGTTGTGGTCAATATGGGCCTTGGCGCCGCGGTGCAGAATATCAAGATTCTCGATTCTGCGGTGGAAGAACTGGCGGCCATTACCGGCCAGAAGCCGGTGATTACCAAGGCGCGCAAGTCGATCGCGTCCTTCAAATTGCGTGAAGGGATGCCCATTGGCTGCATGGTTACCCTGCGCCGGGATACCATGTACGAATTTCTCGAACGGCTGGTTGGCGTTGTTCTGCCCCGGATACGAGATTTCAAGGGAATCTCGGGCAAGGCGTTTGACGGCCGGGGCAATTATACTCTTGGACTTCGCGAGCAAACGGTGTTTCCCGAAATTGATCTGGAAAAAGTGGATACAGTCAAGGGGATGAATATTGTCGTGGTGAATACGGCCAAAACAGACGAAGAGGGGAAGGCCATGCTGACCATGCTTGGTTTTCCGTTCCGCAAATAACCTTGATTGGGGCAAGGGAGATATAGATGGCTAAGAAGTCAATGATGATCAAGGCGGTACGGCCGAAGAAATTCAAGGTTCGGGACCATAACCGTTGTCCACTGTGCGGCCGGCCACGGGGATACCTGCGTAAGTTTGATATGTGTCGTATCTGTTTTCGGAGCCTTTCATCCCAAGGTGAAATTCCCGGGGTCGTCAAATCAAGCTGGTAAGAAGGATAGAACATTATGTCGATGAATGATCTGCTTGCCGATCTGCTGACGCGGGTGCGCAATGCGCATATGGCAAAACACGAAAGTACGGATGTTATCTTTTCCCGGATGAATCAAAGCATTGCTGAGATTCTCAAAGAAGAGGGTTACATCAAGAATGTCAAGGTGATAAAAGACGGCAAAACCTACGGAGTCTTGCGTCTTTATCTGAAATATGATGACCAGGGCAAGCCGGTGATCTCCGGGTTGCGGCGGGAAAGCAAGCCCGGGTTGCGGAAATATGTTGGAGCTGATCAAATTCCCCCTATTCTTAATGGGTTGGGGATTGCTGTTCTGTCAACCTCGAAAGGGGTCATTACCGGAGAGCAGGCCAGAAAGCTCAATGTTGGCGGAGAATTTCTCTGCTCAGTCTGGTAGTCGTCGTTTCATGTGGTAAGGAGATAAACCATGTCCCGCATTGGTAAACAACCAATTCCCCTGGCTCAGGGGGTAGAAGTGCAGATTCAAGATGGGGCCGTTGTCGTCAAAGGACCGAAGGGTGAGTTGCGCCAGTCCCTGGTGGAGCGCGTTCAGGTGGCGGTGGAGGACAATGCTGTTGTTGTTACCCGGCAGAGCGATGACCGGCGGTCCCGGTCGTTCCATGGGTTGATGCGCGCCTTGATTGCCAATATGGTTACCGGGGTTTCCACCGGGTTCACCAAAACGCTGGAGCTCAACGGTGTCGGTTATCGGGCCGAAGTCAGCGGTGATGTTCTGAATATGAACCTGGGGTTTGCCCATCCCATTAACTGCCCCATCCCTGATGGGATTGCCGTCTCGGTGGAGCGGGAAAAAATTACCGTTCAGGGTATTGACAAACAGCAGGTTGGTGCTGTGGCCGCCAAAATCAGAGGGTATCGGCCGGTTGAACCCTACAAGGGCAAAGGCATTAAGTACGCTAATGAACGCGTTCTGCGTAAAGCCGGTAAAGCCGGGAAATAGATGTGAGGTGTGGTGGTGAACAGGATTAAAAAACGCAGCCAGCTGCGGGCTAAAAAAAAGATCAAGATCAGAAGTCGGATATCCGGCCAGGGAGATTGTCCGCGGCTTTCCGTTTACCGATCTGCCAGCCATATCTATGTGCAGGCGATTGATGACCTGGCGGGTCGGACTCTGGCCAGTGCCGGGACAACGGAACGGGATTTTACCGATGCCAATGGCGGCAATGTCAAGGCGGCCCAGCAGGTGGGGAAGCTGATTGCCGGCCGTCTGCTTGAACTGGGGATCAAGAACGTGGTTTTCGACCGGAATGGTTTTTTGTATCATGGCCGGGTGAAGGCGCTAGCCGATGCCGCGCGGGAAACCGGGCTGCAGTTTTAGCAGGGGTCGACGGTAGAGCGTACTACCGTGTAAACAAAAAGAGCAATCTGGACGGATAACGTCGGAAAGTCAGGGGAGGTAGATTGTTGGACACTGCCAGAGTCGGAGAGGTTGAACTGATCGATCGAGTGGTCAAGATTAACCGGGTGGCCAAGGTTGTTAAGGGTGGCCGTCGTTTTAGTTTTAGTGCGTTGGTTGTTGTTGGTGATGGCCATGGCCGGGTTGGTTTTGGCCTCGGCAAGGCGAATGAGGTTCCCGAAGCGGTTCGTAAAGGTGCCGAAGCGGCTCGCCGGACCATGGTGAAGGTTTCCATGCTGGGGACCACCATTCCTTTTCAGGTTACCGGTCACTATGGGGCCGGCAGAGTGCTTTTGCGGCCTGCATCCCCCGGAACCGGGGTTATTGCTGGCGGCGCGGTACGGGCGGTACTGGAATCAGCCGGCATTAAGGATATCCTGACCAAGTGTCTTGGTTCAAATAATCCTCATAACGCGGTGCGGGCTACCATTGAGGGCCTGTTGCAGCTGAAAACAGCGGCGGATGTTTCTCGCAATCGCAATAAGCCGGTGAACGTTGCCTCGTAAGGTTGATCGGCAGACTAACAGCTAGTGCAAGGTGTAAGGGTATGTTGAAAATAACACTGAAAAAAAGTTGTGCCGGCCGGCTGAAAAAGCATGTGGCGACGGCCCAGGCTCTGGGATTGCGGCGGATCAGACAAAGCGTTATCCATCGGGAAACGCCGCAGATCAGGGGAATGGTTGACAGTATCTCCTATCTGGTTGACGTCGAACAGCTGCCGGATGCGGAATAAGTTATAGACAGTTGCAATAGTGATCCTGAGGTGAGAGGATACCATGGTTGAATTAGCGAATTTAGGTAAAAATCCCGGAGCCGGCAGTAAGCGAAAGAGAATCGGCCGGGGAACTGGTTCCGGTTATCATAAAACCGCCGGCCGGGGACATAAAGGACAGAAATCACGTTCCGGCGGGACCATTCCTGTCTGGTTTGAGGGGGGACAGATGCCCCTGCAGCGCCGGTTGCCAAAACGGGGCTTCAACAACATTTTCCGTACTGAATATGAGATTCTCAATGTTCACCAGCTGAATTGCTTTCAGGATGGTGATATTGTTGATCTGGCGGCCCTGCAGGCGAACGGTTTGGTGCGCAAAAGCAGCTCGCTGGTGAAAGTCCTTGGCAACGGACTGTTGAGTAGAAAAATAACGGTTAAAGTGCACAAATTCAGTGCGACGGCCCGGGACAAGATTGTTCAGGCCGGAGGTCAGGCTGAGGAGATCTCCCTTGCTTAAAGGAATGGAGAATATCGGCAGCATCCCTGAGCTGCAGCGGAAGATCGGCTGGACCTTTTTCCTACTGTTTATCTATCGTGTCGGTATTCATGTCCCCACTCCGGGTATTGACGGCCAGGCCCTGGCATCTTTTTTTGCCGAGGCCAAAGGGACTCTGCTGGGCATGTTCGATATGTTTGCCGGTGGTGGCCTGAGCCGGTTGTCGGTATTTTCCCTCGGGATTATGCCCTATATCAGTGCTTCAATTATCATTGAACTGCTGGCCATGGTCATTCCCACCCTTGAGCGTTTGAAGAAGGAAGGGGAAGCCGGTCGGCGGAAGATTGTCACCTATACCCGCTATGGCACCATCCTGCTGAGTACGGTACAGAGTTTTGGTATTGCTGTAGGTCTAGAAAGCATGCAGGGACCGGCGGGGGAGATGGTGGTTATGTTTCCCGGCTGGGGGTTCCGTCTACTGACGGTGATTACCCTGACCAGTGGCACTGCTTTTATCATGTGGATCGGTGAGCAGATTACCGAACGGGGGATCGGCAATGGCATTTCGCTGATCATTTTTGCCGGAATTGTTGCCCGGACCCCGGCGGCGGTAATCAATACCATCAGGCTGATAAAAACAGGTGAAATGAGTGTTTTTGTCATGCTGATGCTGCTGGTGCTGATGACCGCGGTGGTGGCGATTATTGTTTTTGTTGAAACCGGGCAGCGGCGTGTGCCGATCCAGTATGCCAAGCGGGTGGTGGGCCGCAAAATGTACGGCGGCCAGAGTACCCATCTGCCCATTAAAGTCAATACGGCTGGGGTTATACCGCCCATTTTTGCGTCATCAATTATTATGTTTCCGGCTACCATTGCCAACTTTATCGATCTGCCGATCATGAAAAAAGTTTCGGCCCTTTTCATGCCGTCAACCATTACCTATAACCTTTTTTATGTTGCCCTGATCTTCGCCTTCTGCTACTTCTACACGGCTGTGACCTTCAAGCCCGATGATGTGGCTGATAATCTGAAAAAATACGGCGGCTATGTGCCTGGCATCCGGCCGGGCAAAAAAACTGCTGAATACCTTGATCGTATCCTGACCCGCCTGACCTTCTGGGGGGCGGTCTATGTCAGCGTCGTCTGCGTGCTGCCGATGATTTTTATCGGCAAGTTTAATGTCCCGTTCTATTTTGGTGGTACCGCCCTGTTGATTATAGTCGGGGTTGGCATTGATACGATTCAGCAGATCCAGTCGCACCTGATTGTCCGCAACTATGACGGGCTGATGAAAAAAGGAGCTCGTGGCCGCCGGTAAGAATGATTATTGGCTCGGCGCTGAGCTGTAGATAGACCAATTAGAGGCTAAAAAAAGGAGGGAAGGGCATGAACTTGATTTTGTTGGGACCTCCCGGGGCCGGCAAGGGCACCCAGGCAAAAAAAATGGTCGATCAGCTGAAGATCCCGCAGATTTCCACTGGCGATATTCTCCGCGCTGCTGTTAAAGACGGCACCCCGATGGGGATTGAGGCCAAAAAGTATATGGACGCCGGTCAGTTGGTTCCCGATGAGGTGGTTATCGGCATCATTGCCGATCGCATCAAAGAGAGTGACTGTGCCGCTGGTTACATCCTTGATGGGTTCCCCCGGACGGTTGCCCAGGCTGAAGCGTTGGAGAAGATGCTCAATACGATGAATCAGGACATTGACCATGTGGTTAGTATTGACGTCCCTGATGGCGATCTTCTGGCCCGTTTGACCGGCCGACGTATGTGTTCCTGTGGTGCCAGCTTCCATGTCATGTTTAATAAACCGAAAAAAGAAGGTGTCTGTGATCTGTGTGGTGGAGCCCTGTACCATCGTGACGATGACCGGGAGGAAGCAATCACCGAACGACTGGTCAACTACCATAAACAGACAGCACCGTTGATTGAGTTCTATTCCAACAGGGATAAGGTTCGGCCCATTCCGGGTACCGGAAGTGTTGATGATATCTTTGCTGCGATAATGAATGCCGTTACATGATTACCCTGCGCTCGAGGCGCGAGATTGAAAAGATCCGGGCGGCAAACCAGATTGTTGCTGAAGTCCTGGAGCGTCTGCGGGAAGCAGTACAACCGGGAATATCAACCCTCGAGCTTGATGCCATCACCGAGAAGCTGATTCGCGAACGCGGTGGCACACCCGCTTTCAAGGGCTATGCCGGTTTTCCGGCCAGCCTCTGTGCCTCGGTCAATGAAGTTATTGTCCATGGCATTCCCCGTGCGGATATTATCTTAGCCGCCGGTGATATTATCAGTCTTGATGTGGGAGCCAAATTGCACGGCTATTACGGTGATGCAGCGATCACGGTGCCGGTGGGTGAGGTCAGTGACGCGGCCCGGAGATTAATGCAGGTAACCGAGGAATCTCTGGCTGAGGGTATCCAGGCTGCCTGGCCCGGTGAGCATCTCTTTACCGTCTCGGCGCGTATTCAGCGTTATGTGGAAGCACGTGGTTACAGTGTCGTCCGCGATTTTGTCGGTCATGGGATCGGCACCCAGCTCCATGAGTCGCCGCAGGTGCCCAACTTTGGCGTTGAGGGTACCGGGATACGCCTGAAAGCAGGCATGGTCATCGCCATTGAACCGATGGTCAATATGGGGACCCATGAAGTTGACGTCCTGGCTGACGGCTGGACTGCAGTGACCAGAGACCGGCTTTTATCGGCTCACTATGAACATACGATTGCCATTACGGATGGTGGACCGGAGATTTTGAGCAAAAGGTTATGATGGAGGTGTCGGATGGTGCTGGCACAACAATGGTGAGGAGATAATGGCAAAAAAAGAGGATGTTATCGAGGTGCAGGGAAAGGTGCTTGAAACCCTGCCGAATGCCATGTTCCGGGTTGAACTGGAAAACGGCCACCGGGTGCTGGCTCATATCTCCGGGAAAATGCGCATGCATTTTATTAAGATCCTCCCCGGCGATACGGTGACCATGGAATTATCTCCTTACGATCTGAGCCGGGGAAGGATTGTCTACCGGGCGAAGTAGTGGGTTCCAAAGATGAAGTGCGATGCTGTTATGGCATAGACGAGGCGGAGAGAAGAAATGAAAGTACGGGCATCGGTAAAAAAAATCTGCGACAGATGTAAAATAATCAAGCGGCGCGGAGTTGTCAGGGTGATCTGTGAAAACCCGAAACATAAACAGCGTCAGGGATAATGTAACCAGAGGAGGAACGGCAATTGGCTAGAATTGCAGGGGTAGTTTTACCGAATAAACGGATAGTGATCGCCCTTACCTATATCTATGGGGTTGGCAAAAGTCGGGCTCAGGCAGTACTTGATGCGGCTCAGGTCAGCCACGATATCCGTGCAGATCAGCTGCAGGATGATGAACTGGGACGTATTCGTGAAACCCTGGAGGGAACCTATAAAATTGAAGGCGACCTCCGACGGGAAATCAGTGGAAATATCAAACGGCTGATGGACATCGGCTGTTATCGCGGTTTGCGCCACCGCCGGTCACTGCCGGTTCGGGGACAGCGGACCAAAACCAACGCCAGAACCCGCAAAGGACCAGGCAGAAATCCGGTGGCCCGCAAGAAAAAATAGCAATCCACTCCCGAGGGGCTGCGAGATGGTAGAGCTGCCAGTCGCGGCAGCACGTTCGGGGGAGGATTGATTGCCATAGAAGACAACTGCTCTGCGGGGCAGAGATACTAAACATCGTCAGGGTTATCAGTGGTGGGGAGAAAAGATGGCCAAGCCAAAGAAAAAATCGGCAAAAGCAAAAGTTAAAAAGAATATTCCGGTGGGGGTAGCCCATATTCAAGCGACCTTTAATAATACGCAGGTTACGTTCACCGATATCAAGGGTAATGTGGTGGCCTGGGCAACGGCAGGAGTGGTCGGCTTCAAGGGATCACGGAAAAGTACGCCGTTTGCTGCCCGGCAGACCGCAGAAGAAGCCGCCCGGCGGGCAATGGATCATGGCATGCGCAGTGTCGACGTCCATGTGAAGGGTCCTGGGTCCGGGCGCGAATCGGCTATTCGGGCGATTCAGGCCGCCGGTTTAACCATTAATGTTATTCGCGATATAACGCCTATTCCGCATAACGGCTGTCGGCCGCCGAAGCGGAGAAGGGTCTAAGGAGGCTGTTTT of Candidatus Anaeroferrophillus wilburensis contains these proteins:
- the rplV gene encoding 50S ribosomal protein L22, translated to MQVQARLRHYRASARKVRLVTDMVKGMDVARAIETLRFTQKKSAAAVMKLLQSAVANADQQGTVDVDALYVHNAYVDEGPTLRRFQPRAMGRANRIRKRTSHITVILDDER
- the rplP gene encoding 50S ribosomal protein L16 translates to MLMPKKVKYRKQQKGRIKGNAKRGSSLSFGDYGLQALEPGRITNRQIESARIAITRYIKRGGKVWIRIFPDKPLTKKPAEVRMGKGKGSPEEWVAVVKPGRMLYEMEGVDRERAMEALRLAAHKLPIRTKMVAREMSNEG
- a CDS encoding elongation factor Tu, encoding AMEDGLRFAIREGGRTVGAGVVSEIIE
- the rplC gene encoding 50S ribosomal protein L3, translated to MAQIKGLLGKKIGMTQIFNELGEEIPVTVVKVGPCTVVQIKRDAKDGYNAVQLGFDEKKLQLAIKPEIGHCAKAGKGVFRTLKEVKVDNPDDYQVGDQLSAEMFATGDLVHISGTSKGKGFAGVMKRWGFRGAGASHGVHKVHRSGGSVGTSAWPARVWKGKKMAGMLGDQTVTMKNLTVIGVRPEQGLLLIKGGVPGSKNGVLFIKKVQ
- the rplB gene encoding 50S ribosomal protein L2, which produces MALKKYKPTSPGKRFQTSSSFDEITKTTPEKSLLEPLNSKAGRNNAGRITVRHRGGGVRRKYRLIDFKRCKDNIPATVTAIEYDPNRSARLALLQYADGEKRYILAPLKIKVGDQVESGENVDIKPGNCLPLKNIPLGSIIHNIELKIGKGAQMVRSGGSYAQLMAKEGTQVQVKLPSGEVRLVHHLCRATLGQLANIEHENISIGKAGRSRWLGRRPSVRGVAMNPVDHPHGGGEGKSSGGRHPVTPWGVPTKGHKTRNNKATDKQIVKRRK
- the rpsC gene encoding 30S ribosomal protein S3, yielding MGQKVNPIGFRLGIVKTWSSRWYADKDFKTFLHEDLRLKKYLKKKMYHAGISKIEIERAAKRIRINIFAARPGIIIGKKGSEIETLKKELQKLTTGELFININEVKRPETDAQLIAENVALQLERRVAFRRAIKRSVGMAMKLGVKGVKVAVAGRLGGAEIARSEWYRDGRVPLHTLRADIDYGFAEANTTYGIIGVKVWVFKGEIVAQKGELAAGA
- the rpmC gene encoding 50S ribosomal protein L29; this encodes MKAKEIRLLSPEEMQQKVEALSHELFNLRFQKSSGQLQDTAKLKELKRDRARLKTIIREHEIQE
- the rpsS gene encoding 30S ribosomal protein S19, which codes for MARSVHKGPFIDAHLLTKVEKLVNSNNKMIKTWSRRSTIIPEMVGYTIAVHNGRKFIPVFVTEEMVGHKLGEFAPTRTYYGHAADKKSKVRR
- the rplW gene encoding 50S ribosomal protein L23, giving the protein MKKSAYYDLIRYPMLTEKTMEAKEAHNQYAFAVDRQANKVEIKKAVEALFKVKVQSVRTQMVRGKVKRVGRNMGKRPDWKKAVVTLLPEQKIEFFEGV
- the rplN gene encoding 50S ribosomal protein L14; the encoded protein is MIQVETVLDAADNSGAKKVQCIKVLGGSRKRYATVGDIIKVSVKEAAPNSKVKKGDVMQAVVVRTAKEIRRSNGSYIKFDCNSAVLINAQQEPIGTRIFGPVARELRAKRFMKIISLAPEVL
- the rpsQ gene encoding 30S ribosomal protein S17 — translated: MQEAKRRIKRTMVGVVVSDKMDKTVVVRVSAKVKHPTYKKYVQQSKKYKAHDEVNQCSIGDKVQITECRPLSKDKCWRISKVVEKALA
- the rpsJ gene encoding 30S ribosomal protein S10 gives rise to the protein MTNQKIRIRLKAYDHKILDQSVLEIVNTAKRTGARIAGPIVLPTSINKYCVLRSPHVNKKSREQFEVRTHKRLIDIVEPTQQTVDALMKLDLSAGVDVEIKL
- the rplD gene encoding 50S ribosomal protein L4: MAVVDLYNMKKEKVGEVELSEAIFNAEVKEHLIQEMVIWQLAKRRSGTAAVKSRSQVRGGGAKPWRQKGSGRARSGTSRSPIWRSGGVVFGPQPRSYDYKLPKKVKRQALISVLTQKHLQGKLLVLDAFAIDEIKTKTVAEMLSTFGVSSAMLVCDDNRNLALSARNLPRVMTVGHRGVNVYDLMKHDHLLISADALASIQGALVQ